A genomic stretch from Haemophilus parainfluenzae ATCC 33392 includes:
- the folK gene encoding 2-amino-4-hydroxy-6-hydroxymethyldihydropteridine diphosphokinase → MVQVYIALGSNLNTPTEQLNSALEAISALPNTELKSVSGFYQSKPLGPQDQPDYVNAVAMIETTRPPLALLDELQRIENEQGRVRLRRWGERTLDLDILLYGDQIIQNERLTVPHYDMKNREFVIVPLYDIAQDLVLPEGEKVANLVKAFENHQMHKIKNSEKINRT, encoded by the coding sequence ATGGTTCAAGTGTATATCGCCCTTGGCAGCAATTTAAATACGCCTACAGAACAATTAAATTCGGCATTAGAGGCAATTTCTGCGCTACCTAATACTGAATTAAAATCGGTCAGCGGATTTTATCAAAGCAAACCATTAGGCCCGCAGGATCAACCGGATTATGTGAATGCGGTGGCAATGATCGAAACCACTCGCCCACCTTTAGCCTTGCTCGATGAATTGCAACGCATTGAAAATGAACAAGGTCGCGTACGTTTACGTCGCTGGGGTGAGCGTACACTGGATTTGGATATTCTGCTTTATGGTGATCAAATCATTCAAAATGAACGCTTAACGGTGCCTCATTACGATATGAAAAACCGTGAATTTGTGATTGTGCCGCTTTATGATATCGCACAAGATTTGGTTTTACCGGAAGGGGAAAAAGTCGCCAATTTGGTGAAAGCCTTTGAAAATCATCAAATGCATAAAATCAAAAATAGCGAGAAAATTAACCGCACTTAA
- the pcnB gene encoding polynucleotide adenylyltransferase PcnB has translation MLTYIKNLFGKKTKKETETNINSPVPKTAPKSKKSNVSKTERSQPKIAPSSSHHKKTNTQASRYDKHSVKASHFGINPRMFSRNAITVVEKLQRQGYEAYIVGGCLRDLLLGKHPKDFDVATNARPDQIQAVFQRQCRLVGRRFRLAHIMFGRDVIEVATFRASHSDARSENQAKQSDEGMLLRDNVYGTIEQDAERRDFTVNALYYNPQDNTLRDYFNGIDDLKNGKLRLIGDPVTRYQEDPVRMLRSVRFMAKLDMFLEKPSEQPIRELAPLLKNIPPARLFDESLKLLQSGNGVKTYKLLRQYGLFEQLFPSLTPYFTEKEDSLAERMILTSLNSTDERIADKLRINPAFLFAAFFWYPLREKVDVLKNEGGLNNHDAYALATNEVLDQLCRSLAAPRRHTSVIRDIWMLQLQLLKRTGSHPARTMEHQKFRAAFDLLAMRAEVEGGDTVELAKWWHEYQLSNQEQRRQLVQEQQKLHPAPKKKYYRRRKPKAAN, from the coding sequence ATTCTTACTTATATAAAAAATTTATTTGGTAAAAAAACTAAAAAAGAAACCGAAACCAATATAAATTCGCCCGTTCCCAAAACGGCGCCAAAAAGCAAAAAATCTAACGTTTCAAAAACAGAGCGTTCACAACCCAAGATCGCCCCGTCCTCTTCTCACCATAAAAAAACCAACACACAAGCGTCTCGTTACGACAAACATAGCGTGAAAGCCTCTCATTTTGGCATTAATCCACGTATGTTTAGCCGTAATGCCATTACTGTGGTAGAAAAATTGCAACGACAAGGTTACGAAGCTTATATCGTTGGGGGGTGTTTGCGTGATTTATTATTAGGTAAACATCCAAAAGATTTTGATGTGGCAACAAACGCTCGTCCAGACCAAATTCAGGCAGTATTCCAACGCCAATGCCGCTTAGTTGGTCGTCGTTTCCGTCTTGCGCATATTATGTTTGGTCGCGATGTGATCGAAGTGGCCACATTCCGTGCCAGCCATTCGGATGCGCGCAGCGAAAATCAAGCGAAACAAAGCGATGAAGGAATGTTACTGCGTGATAACGTGTACGGCACCATTGAACAAGATGCCGAACGCCGTGACTTTACCGTAAATGCCCTTTACTACAATCCGCAAGATAATACATTACGTGATTACTTCAACGGAATTGATGATCTGAAAAACGGAAAATTACGTCTGATTGGTGATCCAGTGACTCGTTATCAAGAAGATCCCGTGCGTATGCTACGTTCTGTGCGCTTTATGGCGAAATTGGATATGTTCTTGGAAAAACCAAGTGAACAACCAATTCGTGAGCTTGCGCCATTACTGAAAAATATTCCACCAGCGCGTTTATTCGATGAAAGTCTAAAATTATTGCAGTCTGGCAATGGTGTAAAAACCTATAAATTACTGCGTCAATATGGCTTATTTGAACAGCTTTTCCCAAGCTTAACGCCTTATTTCACTGAAAAAGAAGACAGCCTTGCGGAACGAATGATTTTAACTTCGTTAAATTCAACTGATGAACGTATTGCCGATAAATTACGTATCAATCCAGCCTTTTTATTTGCGGCATTCTTCTGGTATCCATTACGCGAAAAAGTGGATGTGCTGAAAAATGAAGGTGGCTTAAACAATCACGATGCCTATGCCCTTGCGACAAATGAAGTGCTTGATCAATTATGCCGATCATTAGCCGCACCTCGTCGTCATACATCCGTCATTCGTGATATTTGGATGTTGCAATTACAACTGCTTAAACGCACGGGTTCTCACCCTGCTCGCACGATGGAACATCAAAAATTTCGTGCGGCCTTTGATTTATTGGCGATGCGTGCTGAAGTAGAAGGTGGCGACACCGTTGAATTGGCTAAATGGTGGCATGAGTACCAACTCAGCAATCAAGAACAACGTCGCCAGTTGGTTCAAGAGCAACAAAAATTGCATCCAGCGCCAAAGAAAAAATATTATCGCAGACGTAAACCTAAGGCGGCTAACTAA
- the dcuC gene encoding anaerobic C4-dicarboxylate transporter DcuC, whose protein sequence is MDLIIGLIAIVLVAYYIVKGYSATGVLMFGGLVLLFISVLMGHSILPEGVKSTGSTYFDILEYVKYLLGNRGGGLGLMIMVLCGFSVYMTYLGANDVVVKLVSKPLKNIRSPYILMVFAYFLACLMSFAVASATGLGVLLMATLFPVMVNVGISRGAAAAICASPISIILSPTSGDVVLSAEISKIPLGEFAFGTALPVSIFAILGIAVAHFFWQRYLDKKEGVQVECLNADEIKTTAPNYYAILPLLPIIGVLIFDGKWGLPNLHIVTVMVLCFIITAIVDFLRSFNAKQTFDNLVVAYRGMADAFAGVVMLLVAAGVFAQSLSTIGFITNLIDSAQSFGGSAFFMMLVLAVITILATMATGSGNAAFYAFAELIPKLATQMGVNPAFLTIPMLQASNLGRGLSPVSGVVVAVSGMGKISPFEVVKRMSVPMLVGFICVIIGTEIFVSVAA, encoded by the coding sequence ATGGATCTGATTATAGGTTTGATTGCCATTGTCTTAGTGGCATATTACATCGTGAAAGGCTATTCAGCGACCGGGGTGTTGATGTTCGGTGGCTTGGTCTTGTTATTCATTTCAGTGCTGATGGGACATTCGATTTTACCGGAAGGCGTGAAAAGCACCGGTTCCACCTATTTTGATATTTTAGAATATGTGAAATATCTACTTGGTAATCGTGGCGGCGGTCTAGGCTTGATGATTATGGTGTTATGTGGTTTCTCCGTGTACATGACTTATCTTGGTGCAAACGATGTGGTAGTGAAATTGGTTTCAAAACCACTGAAAAATATCCGTTCACCTTATATTTTAATGGTGTTTGCTTACTTCCTTGCATGTTTAATGTCTTTTGCAGTGGCATCCGCAACGGGCTTGGGCGTGTTATTAATGGCAACATTATTCCCTGTCATGGTAAACGTCGGAATTTCACGTGGGGCTGCAGCAGCAATCTGTGCATCGCCAATCTCCATTATACTTTCCCCAACATCGGGCGACGTGGTGCTTTCTGCTGAAATTTCAAAAATTCCTTTAGGTGAGTTTGCCTTTGGCACAGCATTGCCGGTTTCGATTTTTGCAATTTTAGGGATTGCTGTCGCGCACTTCTTCTGGCAGCGTTATTTAGATAAAAAAGAAGGCGTACAAGTAGAATGTTTGAATGCAGATGAAATTAAAACCACTGCACCAAACTATTATGCGATTTTGCCATTATTACCCATTATTGGCGTATTGATTTTTGACGGTAAATGGGGCTTACCAAATTTACACATCGTTACCGTAATGGTGCTTTGCTTTATCATTACTGCCATAGTGGATTTCTTACGTAGCTTCAACGCCAAACAAACCTTTGATAACCTCGTGGTGGCATATCGCGGTATGGCAGATGCCTTTGCAGGAGTAGTCATGCTTTTAGTAGCGGCAGGTGTATTTGCGCAAAGTTTAAGTACAATCGGGTTTATCACTAATTTAATCGACTCTGCACAAAGCTTCGGCGGCTCAGCATTCTTTATGATGTTAGTGCTTGCGGTGATTACCATTTTAGCCACCATGGCGACGGGGTCAGGTAATGCGGCGTTCTATGCTTTTGCAGAATTAATTCCAAAATTAGCCACTCAAATGGGCGTCAACCCGGCGTTCTTAACCATTCCAATGTTACAAGCCTCTAACTTAGGTCGTGGTTTATCACCGGTTTCAGGTGTGGTTGTGGCTGTGTCAGGGATGGGAAAAATTTCACCATTTGAAGTCGTAAAACGTATGTCTGTCCCAATGTTGGTTGGTTTTATTTGTGTGATTATCGGTACAGAAATCTTTGTTTCCGTTGCCGCCTAG